One Thermoplasmata archaeon DNA segment encodes these proteins:
- a CDS encoding AbrB/MazE/SpoVT family DNA-binding domain-containing protein translates to MSGGPVSIGASKVTSKGQVTIPIRIRQGRRLSSGKMVIFLETEEGIIIMPLEEVETLFRPFDRRRRRLRLTRRRLATLVKREKARTWKELYAEGAG, encoded by the coding sequence GTGTCTGGTGGTCCGGTGAGCATCGGCGCCTCGAAGGTCACATCGAAGGGTCAGGTGACGATACCGATCAGAATCCGGCAGGGCAGGCGCCTCTCCAGCGGCAAGATGGTGATCTTCCTGGAGACGGAGGAAGGCATAATCATCATGCCGCTGGAGGAGGTCGAGACGCTCTTCCGGCCGTTCGACCGCCGCAGGCGCCGGCTCCGCCTCACACGCAGAAGGCTCGCCACGCTTGTGAAGAGGGAGAAGGCCCGCACCTGGAAGGAGCTCTATGCTGAGGGTGCTGGTTGA
- a CDS encoding PIN domain-containing protein: MLRVLVDTNTIVSGLFFPGNERRILVLAIRGDIRLVLPEDVYDEALRVIAGKFSGSDDIEPALLLLRVISEGSEMVPRIKYAALIPKGREMAPHASDAPIIAAALGTEPDIFVTGDRALLGLADALPVMSSRAALGRIEHDAQGRK, from the coding sequence ATGCTGAGGGTGCTGGTTGATACCAACACCATCGTTTCCGGGCTCTTCTTTCCTGGCAACGAGAGAAGAATTCTGGTCCTCGCCATCCGGGGAGATATCAGGCTGGTGCTCCCGGAGGACGTCTATGACGAGGCTCTCCGTGTCATTGCCGGGAAATTCTCTGGTTCCGATGACATCGAGCCGGCGCTTCTGCTCCTTCGAGTGATATCCGAAGGGTCGGAAATGGTGCCGAGAATTAAGTATGCGGCCCTTATCCCAAAGGGGAGAGAGATGGCCCCACACGCTAGCGACGCGCCCATCATTGCCGCTGCTCTGGGGACAGAGCCGGACATATTCGTGACGGGGGATAGGGCGCTGCTCGGGCTCGCCGATGCCCTGCCGGTCATGTCGTCCCGCGCCGCGCTCGGGCGAATCGAGCACGATGCGCAAGGACGGAAATGA